The following are encoded together in the Adhaeribacter arboris genome:
- a CDS encoding SDR family oxidoreductase, whose product MADKILITGATGHIGNRVAEILKDYDSLRLMCREPEKLAGFTKAEKVKGDYKDSTSLGNAFSDIDTAFIVSGYAAPGQRALLHKNAIAAAVMAGVKHIVYLSFQGASPRSKFPMSQDHFQTEEFIRQSGLSFTLLRDSFYMDLIPEMFGENRLMKGPGGRGQVAWVAREDVARTIAHVLLDPLPYQGTFDLTGPEALTLAQTAERFTQLQGKEYIYQEETITQGIRWRNDLGAPAWEVATWIGSYLAIAAGEVAPVSNAVEQITGLKPFSLETYFTQFPQVVA is encoded by the coding sequence ATGGCGGATAAAATACTTATTACGGGCGCTACCGGCCACATTGGTAACCGGGTAGCCGAAATCTTAAAAGATTATGATTCGCTGCGGTTAATGTGCCGGGAACCGGAAAAATTAGCCGGTTTCACTAAAGCCGAAAAAGTAAAAGGAGACTACAAGGATAGTACTAGCTTGGGGAATGCTTTTAGTGACATAGATACTGCCTTTATTGTTTCTGGGTATGCCGCTCCGGGCCAGAGAGCCTTGTTACATAAAAATGCCATTGCGGCCGCGGTTATGGCCGGAGTAAAGCATATTGTTTATCTGTCGTTTCAGGGAGCTTCTCCCCGCAGTAAATTTCCTATGTCCCAGGATCATTTCCAGACCGAAGAATTTATCCGGCAAAGCGGTTTATCTTTTACCCTGCTCCGGGATAGCTTTTACATGGATCTGATCCCCGAGATGTTCGGTGAAAACCGGTTAATGAAAGGACCGGGCGGACGCGGTCAGGTGGCCTGGGTAGCCCGGGAAGATGTAGCCCGAACCATTGCCCATGTACTATTGGACCCGCTTCCCTACCAAGGAACTTTCGACCTTACCGGCCCGGAAGCCTTAACCCTAGCGCAAACCGCCGAACGGTTCACGCAACTGCAAGGCAAAGAATATATTTACCAAGAAGAAACCATCACGCAAGGCATCCGATGGCGGAACGATTTAGGCGCTCCTGCCTGGGAAGTAGCTACCTGGATTGGCTCTTACCTGGCCATTGCCGCCGGAGAAGTTGCCCCGGTAAGCAACGCCGTGGAACAGATAACCGGTCTAAAGCCATTCTCCCTCGAAACTTATTTTACTCAATTCCCGCAAGTTGTTGCTTAA
- a CDS encoding T9SS type A sorting domain-containing protein, protein MKNLKNLVAALLVTLIIGASNVSFASTKKITPPEQTATAPDLGVTFGNLQKSKLDVMVASIPNGRITILLFDASGRTIATKNLTKKDQGTLVRFDLKALADGVYQVKVTDGKVIQQQQFELKTVPSQAASQQLSLG, encoded by the coding sequence ATGAAAAACTTAAAAAATTTAGTTGCCGCCCTTCTTGTTACCTTAATTATCGGCGCTTCAAATGTCAGTTTTGCTTCGACTAAGAAGATCACCCCGCCAGAACAAACGGCGACTGCCCCGGACTTAGGCGTCACCTTTGGGAACCTGCAAAAATCGAAGTTAGATGTTATGGTTGCCTCCATACCCAATGGCCGGATTACCATACTTTTATTTGATGCCTCCGGTAGAACCATTGCTACCAAAAACCTGACTAAAAAAGACCAAGGAACCCTCGTCCGCTTTGACCTGAAAGCCTTAGCAGATGGCGTGTACCAGGTGAAAGTAACGGATGGCAAAGTTATTCAGCAGCAGCAATTTGAACTGAAAACAGTGCCTTCGCAAGCAGCTTCTCAGCAACTCTCCCTTGGGTAG
- a CDS encoding response regulator transcription factor, with amino-acid sequence MKILVIEDDPDMLDTITQSLQKEKYVVEVATTYDGALEKIGVYAYDCILLDITLPGGSGLDLLQELKKQQKAEGVIIISAKNSLDDKVTGLELGADDYLAKPFHLAELHARVKSVLRRRKFEGNANLTLENVVIDPDKHLVWVAVEELILNRKQFDVLLYFCNRSESLNVTF; translated from the coding sequence ATGAAAATACTGGTTATTGAAGATGATCCGGACATGTTGGATACCATTACCCAATCGCTCCAAAAAGAAAAATACGTGGTAGAGGTGGCCACCACCTACGATGGCGCCCTGGAAAAAATTGGGGTATATGCCTACGATTGCATCTTATTGGATATTACTCTACCCGGTGGCAGTGGGCTCGACCTTTTACAGGAACTCAAGAAACAGCAAAAAGCCGAAGGCGTGATTATTATTTCGGCTAAAAATTCCTTGGATGATAAAGTAACGGGCTTAGAGTTAGGCGCGGATGATTACTTAGCGAAACCCTTTCACCTGGCCGAATTGCACGCCCGGGTCAAATCCGTACTCCGCCGCAGAAAATTTGAAGGCAATGCGAATCTTACCCTGGAAAATGTAGTGATCGACCCGGACAAACACCTGGTGTGGGTGGCGGTAGAAGAATTAATTTTAAACCGGAAACAATTTGACGTCTTACTTTATTTCTGTAATCGATCCGAGTCGTTAAACGTTACTTTTTGA
- a CDS encoding acyltransferase family protein, protein MNKLQLNPGHPEANANLGILQTKQHFIVLDGLRGIAALAVVIFHFMEWVYPDSSRNFIGHGFLAVDFFFCLSGFVIGYAYDDRIGKIGVMEFLKSRLIRLHPLVILGSVLGLLAFLLDPYAVYKGVYGTGKLILIFLCSVLHIPFPVMEDRAFNLYGLNAPSWSLFWEYLANIVYGLILYKLSSRYLTILTLLAGAILCLVGYRAGNLLGGWSGGTFWDGGARIAYSFSAGLFIYRSKWVIKNKLGFIGLAFLLLLAFVMPHFKWNWVVEVLVVLFYFPLLVALGAGASLSTRVEKICVFSGNISYPLYMTHYAAIWVFGNYYTSHKPGTTELFVIVSIGTVLLVGVAYLVMVGYDIPVRRYLNSKRQQRTGQ, encoded by the coding sequence ATGAATAAGCTCCAACTAAACCCCGGCCATCCTGAAGCCAACGCCAACCTGGGCATTCTACAGACTAAGCAGCATTTTATAGTTCTCGATGGGTTAAGGGGGATAGCAGCTTTAGCGGTCGTGATTTTTCATTTTATGGAGTGGGTTTACCCAGACTCCAGTAGAAATTTTATCGGGCATGGTTTCTTAGCCGTAGATTTTTTTTTCTGCTTGTCCGGGTTTGTCATCGGGTACGCTTATGACGACCGCATAGGAAAGATAGGAGTGATGGAGTTTTTAAAATCCAGGCTGATAAGGTTGCATCCTTTGGTTATTTTAGGTTCGGTATTGGGCCTGTTAGCTTTTCTCTTGGATCCCTACGCAGTTTATAAAGGAGTGTATGGCACCGGTAAACTTATTTTAATTTTTCTTTGCTCCGTCTTACATATTCCCTTTCCGGTGATGGAAGACCGTGCCTTTAACTTGTACGGCCTCAATGCCCCTTCGTGGTCATTATTCTGGGAATACCTTGCTAATATTGTTTATGGCCTAATTCTCTACAAGCTTTCAAGCCGCTATTTAACTATACTTACCTTGCTGGCAGGGGCTATTCTTTGTCTGGTTGGTTATCGGGCCGGAAACTTGCTGGGGGGCTGGTCAGGAGGGACCTTCTGGGATGGCGGGGCTCGTATTGCTTACTCCTTCTCCGCCGGGCTGTTCATCTATCGTTCTAAATGGGTTATTAAAAATAAACTCGGGTTCATCGGCCTGGCTTTCTTGCTGTTACTGGCCTTCGTTATGCCCCATTTTAAATGGAACTGGGTGGTAGAAGTTCTGGTGGTTCTATTTTATTTTCCATTACTTGTTGCCTTAGGAGCCGGCGCCAGCTTGTCAACGAGAGTGGAAAAAATATGTGTATTCTCCGGAAATATCTCGTACCCCCTCTACATGACCCATTACGCCGCTATCTGGGTGTTTGGCAACTATTACACGAGCCACAAGCCCGGAACAACCGAGTTATTTGTGATAGTTTCCATTGGAACGGTTTTACTGGTCGGTGTAGCCTATTTAGTAATGGTGGGTTATGATATCCCCGTAAGGAGGTACCTCAACAGCAAAAGGCAACAACGGACTGGACAATAA
- a CDS encoding ABC transporter permease, with amino-acid sequence MLKNYFKTAFRRLIRNRNYTVINIAGLAVGIAVCMMIFIIIQFHTSFDNFHAQKKRIYRVLTEYHRADAAGISYGKNVPFPLPTSLKTAFPQIEQVVPVYASHNDEFQVLDDNGTPVKNFKEQNGVFYTEPSFFSLFDFPLLAGTYASLKDPNNVLLTKEIAETYFGDWKTAMGKTIKLTGTYRIGAGLFQFPPIVLRVSGVLATIPANTDFPLKMVVAYGTDFTGDKQYGFAQPGWNGTAPDFGCYVLLPPTISANNFNQQLRAYARKVQSPDNKDNYIVQPLHAVHYDTQTGNYSNKTISQELLNVLWLIAAFILLIACVNFINLSTAQAVNRAKEVGVRKVLGSNKSQLQIQFITETFLIVISAVLLAAVITLLALPAVNQFLELSLSFNLGNNPAIILFLLAVTMVVTALAGFYPSIVLSHFNPVNALKSKLTVNTTKGVSLRRGLVVFQFIIAQALIIGTLIIVQQMKYFMNQPLGFDKDAIVNVPFRPNNSGGKLTDYLKQQLLSVNGVQAVSFSSNTPVEDDNEMWTTLKFNHAVKETGFQAITKFADTGYVSTYTLQLVAGRNLQPSGMTREFLVNESLVKSLGFKNPEDILNKEISIMGGVITCPVVGVLKDFHNRSFRHNLAPLIITTNNTMYRQVAIKLATTHLASTMQSVKKIWEQTFPDYVYEYKFLDDKIASFYKQENQLSTLYTIFAAIAIFLSCLGLYGLASFMAVQRIKEVGIRKVLGATVGNIVYLFSKEFILLIVIAFVIAAPLTWYFMHQWLQDYVYRIHISWWLFAVGGLAALIIALFTISFQAIKVAIANPAQSLRTE; translated from the coding sequence ATGCTTAAAAATTATTTTAAGACCGCATTCAGAAGGTTGATCCGCAACCGGAATTATACGGTTATCAACATTGCCGGCTTGGCGGTGGGTATTGCCGTTTGTATGATGATCTTTATCATTATACAATTTCATACCAGCTTCGATAATTTTCACGCCCAGAAAAAGCGCATCTATCGGGTGTTAACCGAATACCATCGGGCAGATGCAGCAGGTATTTCTTACGGGAAAAACGTTCCTTTTCCCCTGCCCACCAGCTTAAAAACGGCTTTTCCCCAAATAGAACAAGTAGTTCCGGTTTATGCCAGCCACAACGATGAGTTTCAGGTATTGGATGATAATGGAACCCCGGTAAAAAATTTTAAAGAGCAGAACGGTGTATTTTATACCGAACCTTCCTTTTTCAGCTTGTTTGATTTTCCGCTGCTCGCCGGTACCTATGCTTCCTTAAAAGATCCGAATAATGTATTGCTTACAAAAGAAATAGCGGAAACCTATTTCGGCGACTGGAAAACAGCCATGGGTAAAACCATTAAACTAACCGGAACCTATCGGATAGGCGCCGGATTGTTTCAATTTCCGCCCATCGTGCTGAGAGTTTCGGGTGTTCTCGCCACCATACCGGCCAATACCGACTTTCCGCTAAAAATGGTGGTGGCGTACGGAACAGATTTTACCGGAGATAAACAATACGGTTTTGCCCAACCCGGTTGGAACGGAACAGCACCCGATTTTGGTTGCTATGTTTTGTTGCCGCCAACTATTTCGGCTAATAATTTCAATCAACAATTAAGAGCCTACGCACGCAAGGTACAATCTCCCGACAATAAGGATAATTATATTGTCCAGCCATTACATGCCGTGCATTATGATACCCAAACAGGCAATTACAGCAACAAAACCATCAGTCAGGAACTGCTCAACGTATTGTGGCTGATTGCCGCATTCATTTTGTTAATTGCCTGCGTCAACTTTATTAATCTCTCCACGGCACAGGCGGTTAACCGGGCCAAAGAGGTGGGCGTAAGAAAAGTTTTGGGAAGTAATAAATCGCAATTGCAAATCCAATTCATCACGGAAACATTTTTAATCGTTATTAGTGCGGTACTGCTGGCCGCCGTTATTACTCTGCTTGCCTTGCCGGCTGTGAATCAATTTTTAGAACTTTCGCTTTCATTCAACCTCGGGAACAATCCGGCCATTATTTTATTCCTTTTGGCGGTAACAATGGTGGTAACCGCCCTTGCCGGTTTTTATCCATCTATTGTTTTATCTCATTTCAATCCGGTGAATGCTTTAAAAAGTAAGCTCACCGTAAATACAACAAAAGGAGTTTCATTGAGAAGAGGATTGGTGGTGTTTCAATTCATCATTGCCCAGGCGCTGATTATCGGAACCCTCATCATTGTACAGCAGATGAAATATTTTATGAATCAACCCTTAGGCTTTGATAAAGATGCCATTGTAAATGTTCCTTTCCGGCCGAACAATTCGGGCGGCAAGCTGACGGATTATTTAAAACAACAGTTATTGTCGGTAAACGGCGTGCAGGCAGTAAGCTTCAGTTCCAACACTCCCGTGGAGGATGATAATGAAATGTGGACCACCTTAAAATTTAATCATGCCGTAAAAGAAACCGGCTTTCAGGCTATTACCAAATTCGCCGATACGGGGTATGTGTCAACTTATACATTACAACTGGTAGCCGGAAGAAATTTGCAACCCTCCGGGATGACAAGAGAATTTTTAGTGAATGAATCGCTGGTGAAAAGTTTGGGTTTTAAAAACCCGGAAGATATATTAAATAAAGAAATAAGCATAATGGGTGGGGTAATAACATGCCCGGTAGTTGGGGTATTGAAAGATTTTCATAACCGATCTTTCCGCCATAACCTGGCGCCTTTGATTATTACGACCAATAACACCATGTACCGCCAGGTTGCCATAAAATTAGCCACCACCCACCTGGCTTCTACCATGCAATCAGTTAAAAAAATATGGGAGCAGACCTTTCCCGATTATGTTTACGAATACAAGTTTTTGGATGATAAAATAGCCAGTTTTTACAAACAGGAAAACCAGTTGTCAACTTTGTATACAATTTTTGCCGCCATCGCGATATTTCTTAGCTGTCTTGGTTTGTATGGTTTAGCCTCCTTCATGGCGGTGCAGCGGATAAAAGAAGTGGGTATTCGTAAAGTATTGGGTGCTACTGTCGGCAATATTGTTTATTTGTTTTCAAAAGAATTTATCCTCCTCATTGTTATTGCCTTTGTAATTGCGGCACCCCTCACCTGGTATTTCATGCACCAATGGCTGCAAGATTATGTTTATCGCATCCACATCAGTTGGTGGTTGTTTGCGGTAGGCGGACTGGCGGCCCTAATTATTGCCTTGTTTACGATAAGTTTCCAAGCCATAAAGGTAGCCATTGCCAACCCGGCGCAGAGTTTGCGAACGGAATAG
- a CDS encoding glycosyltransferase family 4 protein, whose translation MKIAYISTFLPRECGIATFNNNVVRAILANLKLQRQTWQASVFGMAMNDSESLSEYEYPEEVKFVIRQNSQKDYILAATYINTSDADVCILEHEFGIFGGESGIYILPLLHRLEKPLITVLHTILKEPSYTQKIIIQEIAQRSAKLMVMSRRGIEFLIDIYGIAPEKIQFIQHGAPDLEAPQVNPLHAISPFRNRRVLFTFGLLSRNKGLETVIRALPAIVAQHPDVTYVVLGNTHPGVLRSSGEEYREQLKLLAIKLKVDKHLVFINKFVSEEELINYLKAATIYITPYNNEAQITSGTLSYAIGAGAAVVSTPYWHALELLAEDRGRLFGFKDSEALAEIVNELLNNPEELKALQQNAYEYGLQLRWPKIGAEYIQAIELALTQAEVGEPKLLHIVDPEIIPEFSLAHVRRLTDDTGIVQHAKYGIPNLKEGYCLDDNARALIMALMAYQQNKSQEALALLPIYLSYIHYMQREDGNFRNFLSFTRQYLDEIGSEDSFGRTVWALGYLISCAPNNSYREFAGELFSRSVIHFKQLHHLRGIGNTIIGVAYYLKTHPDDEGMVRELINLTASLMHAYETHREDTWHWFEDKLTYDNAILPLALLHSCEITGDEQVKRVAMESMSFLDILSFKNGFLSPIGNQGWYSQGNEMPLFDQQAIETMAMVLMYLQAYQTTREPEFIQKMFVSYQWFLGENILRVPLYDQETKGCCDGLQQTAINRNQGAESTLAYLISHLTVLKALELEYQYDLADKELAPTV comes from the coding sequence ATGAAAATAGCCTATATATCTACTTTTTTACCCCGCGAATGTGGTATAGCCACTTTTAATAATAATGTTGTCAGGGCAATATTGGCAAACCTGAAATTGCAGAGACAAACCTGGCAGGCAAGCGTATTTGGAATGGCAATGAATGATTCGGAAAGTTTGTCTGAATACGAATACCCGGAAGAAGTTAAGTTTGTAATCCGCCAGAATAGTCAAAAGGATTATATCTTAGCAGCAACTTATATAAACACCAGCGATGCAGATGTTTGCATACTGGAGCATGAATTTGGAATTTTCGGGGGAGAAAGTGGTATTTATATATTACCCTTGCTGCATCGCTTAGAGAAACCTCTGATTACTGTACTTCACACTATTTTAAAGGAACCTTCCTATACCCAAAAAATCATTATCCAGGAAATAGCCCAGCGCTCCGCCAAATTAATGGTTATGAGTCGGCGGGGAATTGAATTCCTGATTGATATATATGGCATTGCACCCGAGAAAATTCAATTTATTCAACACGGAGCGCCCGATTTGGAGGCTCCTCAGGTTAATCCCTTGCATGCTATATCTCCCTTCCGGAACCGGCGGGTACTTTTTACCTTCGGGCTGCTAAGCCGCAACAAAGGACTAGAAACGGTAATTCGGGCTTTGCCCGCTATTGTGGCGCAACACCCGGATGTTACCTATGTAGTGTTAGGAAATACCCACCCGGGCGTGCTGCGTAGTTCGGGCGAAGAGTACCGGGAACAATTAAAACTGCTGGCAATAAAATTGAAAGTAGACAAGCACTTGGTTTTCATTAATAAATTTGTTTCCGAAGAAGAGCTGATTAATTATCTGAAAGCGGCTACCATTTACATTACCCCTTATAACAACGAGGCCCAGATTACCAGTGGCACTTTATCTTATGCAATCGGTGCGGGTGCCGCAGTAGTATCTACTCCCTATTGGCATGCTCTGGAACTGCTCGCCGAAGACCGGGGTCGTTTATTTGGATTTAAAGATTCGGAAGCTCTCGCAGAAATTGTAAATGAATTACTAAACAATCCCGAAGAATTAAAAGCACTGCAACAAAATGCGTACGAGTATGGGCTGCAACTACGCTGGCCTAAGATTGGGGCGGAGTATATTCAGGCGATAGAGCTAGCCCTTACCCAAGCGGAAGTAGGCGAACCCAAACTTCTTCATATTGTAGACCCGGAAATTATTCCCGAGTTTAGTTTAGCGCATGTACGCCGGCTTACCGACGATACCGGCATTGTGCAACATGCCAAGTACGGCATACCCAATTTAAAAGAAGGCTACTGCCTGGATGATAATGCCCGAGCCTTAATTATGGCCCTGATGGCCTATCAGCAGAATAAAAGTCAGGAGGCTCTTGCCTTATTGCCTATTTACCTCAGTTACATTCATTATATGCAGCGCGAGGACGGTAATTTCCGTAATTTTCTGAGTTTCACCCGCCAGTATCTCGACGAAATTGGTTCTGAAGATTCTTTTGGCCGTACGGTTTGGGCTTTAGGTTACCTGATAAGTTGTGCGCCCAACAATTCTTACCGGGAATTTGCCGGAGAATTATTTTCCAGGTCAGTTATTCACTTTAAACAACTTCACCATTTACGCGGCATTGGTAATACCATTATTGGCGTTGCCTATTATTTAAAAACCCACCCGGATGATGAAGGAATGGTGCGGGAACTGATTAATTTAACCGCTTCTTTAATGCATGCCTACGAAACTCATCGGGAAGATACCTGGCACTGGTTTGAAGATAAGCTTACCTATGATAATGCTATTTTGCCGCTAGCGTTACTACACTCCTGCGAAATTACCGGTGATGAACAAGTAAAGCGGGTAGCCATGGAGTCTATGTCTTTTCTGGATATTTTAAGTTTTAAAAATGGGTTCCTTAGCCCTATTGGTAACCAAGGATGGTATAGCCAAGGCAATGAGATGCCCTTATTTGACCAACAGGCAATTGAAACTATGGCCATGGTTTTAATGTATCTACAGGCTTACCAAACCACGCGTGAACCGGAATTTATTCAGAAAATGTTTGTCAGTTACCAATGGTTTCTGGGGGAAAATATTTTACGTGTGCCCTTGTACGACCAGGAAACAAAGGGGTGTTGTGATGGCCTGCAGCAAACGGCTATTAACCGGAACCAAGGAGCCGAGAGTACCCTGGCATATCTAATTTCTCATCTTACCGTTTTAAAAGCTCTGGAATTAGAATACCAATACGACCTGGCTGATAAAGAATTAGCACCCACAGTATGA
- a CDS encoding glycosyltransferase family 4 protein, which yields MRVAVLAPIAWRTPPRHYGPWEQMASNVAEGLVATGMEVTLFATADSITQGKLDAVVQKGYEEDREQDAKVVECLHISNLMEKASQFDIIHNHFDFLPLSYSKLISTPMVTTIHGFSSSRIIPVYQKYAANTSYVAISHADRSPQLPYIATVYNGLRTEDFTFIEQPEDYLLFLGRIHPDKGTAEAIQIAQQCEKKLLIAGIIQDQTYFQEKVQPFLKDSIIFLGHVGPEQRNKLLGNAAALLHPIHFNEPFGLSVAEAMLCGTPVIAFNKGSMPELIQANQTGFLVDNVSEAVEAVQQLGKINRLDCREWATTNFSQQKMTSDYLTVYHQILNR from the coding sequence ATGAGGGTAGCTGTACTAGCACCCATTGCCTGGCGAACGCCGCCCCGACACTATGGCCCCTGGGAACAAATGGCATCTAACGTGGCGGAAGGTTTAGTAGCCACTGGTATGGAAGTTACCCTGTTTGCTACTGCCGATTCCATTACGCAGGGCAAACTGGACGCGGTAGTTCAAAAAGGTTATGAGGAAGACCGTGAGCAGGATGCTAAGGTGGTAGAGTGTCTGCATATCAGTAACCTGATGGAAAAAGCAAGTCAATTTGATATTATCCATAATCATTTTGATTTTTTACCGCTTAGCTATTCCAAATTGATTTCTACGCCTATGGTGACGACTATTCACGGATTTTCGTCTTCTAGAATTATTCCGGTGTATCAAAAATATGCAGCTAATACAAGTTATGTTGCCATTAGCCACGCTGACCGCAGCCCTCAGTTGCCATATATAGCCACTGTGTATAATGGACTACGCACGGAGGATTTTACCTTTATCGAGCAACCAGAGGATTATTTATTATTTTTAGGTCGCATCCATCCGGATAAAGGCACGGCGGAAGCTATTCAAATTGCCCAGCAATGCGAAAAAAAATTACTTATAGCCGGTATTATTCAGGACCAGACTTACTTCCAGGAGAAAGTACAACCTTTTTTAAAGGACTCCATTATCTTTCTGGGTCACGTGGGTCCGGAACAAAGAAATAAATTGCTGGGAAATGCCGCGGCATTATTGCATCCCATTCACTTCAACGAACCATTTGGCTTAAGTGTGGCAGAAGCAATGCTTTGCGGAACACCGGTTATTGCCTTCAACAAAGGCTCCATGCCCGAGTTAATTCAAGCTAACCAGACGGGTTTTTTAGTGGACAATGTTTCTGAGGCCGTGGAAGCAGTTCAGCAACTCGGAAAAATAAACCGGTTAGACTGCCGGGAATGGGCTACCACAAACTTTTCGCAGCAAAAAATGACAAGTGACTACCTTACCGTTTACCATCAGATATTAAACCGCTGA
- a CDS encoding glycoside hydrolase family 130 protein, producing MRLSIERKSVKVNPDMKRVIARFFFNGDERARHVISRVMRLSEEQVFSTISPILQEYSKRHRNITKVLNRHCAKLQYLFPELGLDYGKMEPYRKLLLGSYFTHEYSIESAAFFNPSIVEDPDQSELEAGEKRIIISFRAVGEGHISSIVFRRALLDKDANIVVLPAGNYIDEAELVSGAMFNKKTFFDNAFTTQINPQVLQEVEEQLNEEFDFTSLRKLVMAAQELQPDSAQKREYEKVLWLADAHYDLAFSLDTDISDRVIFPISDFERKGIEDARFVNFTEEDGRTVYYATYTAYDGSAIMPKLIKTRDFYHFRVMPLYGAGAHNKNLALFPRKINGKFAMISRIDGWSNYIMFSDNINVWENPVRIQEPKYPWEFIQIGNCGSPIETEQGWLVITHGVGPMRRYCLGVSLLSLDNPAIEIGHLSEPLLIPNKEEREGYVPNVLYSCGSLIHNGKLVIPYGLSDYSSSFVTVDVTSLLNKLLDKSSAV from the coding sequence ATGAGACTTTCCATTGAAAGAAAATCTGTAAAAGTGAATCCGGATATGAAACGGGTAATTGCCCGTTTCTTTTTTAATGGCGATGAACGTGCCCGACATGTTATAAGCCGGGTGATGCGCCTCAGTGAAGAACAAGTATTTAGTACCATCTCCCCCATTTTACAGGAATACTCCAAAAGGCACCGAAACATTACCAAGGTATTAAACCGGCACTGCGCCAAGTTACAATATCTGTTCCCCGAGTTAGGTTTGGATTATGGAAAAATGGAACCTTACCGGAAATTATTACTGGGGTCCTACTTCACCCATGAATATTCCATTGAATCAGCTGCTTTTTTTAATCCATCTATTGTAGAAGACCCGGACCAGTCCGAACTGGAAGCAGGAGAAAAAAGAATTATTATTAGTTTCAGGGCAGTAGGTGAAGGCCATATCTCTTCTATTGTTTTTCGGCGGGCCTTGCTGGACAAAGATGCGAATATAGTGGTGTTGCCTGCCGGTAATTACATCGATGAAGCAGAACTAGTGAGCGGAGCCATGTTTAACAAAAAAACATTCTTCGACAATGCCTTTACCACCCAAATAAACCCGCAAGTATTACAGGAAGTAGAAGAACAATTAAACGAAGAGTTTGATTTTACTTCGCTTAGAAAACTGGTAATGGCTGCGCAGGAATTACAGCCAGATAGTGCCCAGAAAAGAGAATACGAAAAGGTGCTCTGGCTGGCCGATGCGCATTACGATTTAGCCTTTTCATTAGATACGGATATATCAGATAGGGTCATTTTCCCTATTTCAGACTTTGAACGCAAAGGTATAGAAGACGCTAGATTTGTGAACTTTACCGAAGAAGACGGGCGTACGGTTTACTATGCCACCTATACGGCCTACGATGGTTCGGCTATTATGCCTAAATTAATTAAAACCCGCGATTTTTACCACTTCCGGGTAATGCCCCTTTACGGAGCCGGAGCGCATAACAAGAATCTGGCTTTATTTCCCCGTAAAATCAACGGCAAGTTTGCCATGATATCCCGAATTGATGGCTGGAGCAATTATATTATGTTTTCGGATAACATTAATGTATGGGAAAACCCAGTGAGAATCCAGGAACCCAAATATCCCTGGGAATTTATTCAAATTGGTAACTGCGGTTCGCCCATAGAAACGGAACAGGGCTGGCTGGTAATTACGCATGGGGTTGGTCCGATGCGAAGATACTGCCTGGGCGTAAGTTTGCTTAGCCTGGATAATCCGGCAATAGAAATAGGTCATTTAAGTGAGCCTTTGCTTATCCCTAACAAGGAAGAAAGAGAAGGTTACGTACCCAATGTACTGTATTCCTGCGGCTCTCTAATTCATAATGGCAAACTGGTTATTCCTTATGGTTTATCTGATTACAGTTCTTCGTTTGTAACCGTTGATGTAACCTCTTTGCTCAATAAGCTTCTGGATAAGTCTTCAGCGGTTTAA